The Pseudomonadota bacterium genome has a segment encoding these proteins:
- a CDS encoding site-2 protease family protein, which yields MQSGIIRFVLFYPLFLFSLSFHEAAHAYIADKFGDPTARLLGRVSLSPFPHMDLVGTVILPAIGILTGAPVIGWGKPVPVNPYRLKGEARKSNLWVAASGPASNIFLALCFAGLTRLFLAVLPNMPPAWVVPGSFGGTVFGGLYAIFEMGVILNLVLAFFNLLPLPPLDGGSVLRGILPVTSLDAFDRFSRYSFMILLVLFVTGLLRYILVPVFFVAGYLLPS from the coding sequence ATGCAGAGCGGCATAATCAGATTCGTCCTCTTCTATCCGCTGTTCCTCTTTTCCCTTTCGTTTCACGAGGCTGCGCACGCCTATATCGCCGACAAGTTCGGCGACCCGACCGCGCGCCTGTTGGGCCGCGTGAGCCTCTCCCCGTTCCCGCACATGGACCTCGTGGGCACAGTGATCCTGCCGGCAATAGGCATACTCACCGGAGCCCCTGTGATCGGCTGGGGAAAGCCGGTGCCGGTCAACCCGTACAGGCTCAAGGGGGAGGCCAGAAAGTCGAACCTGTGGGTCGCGGCTTCAGGCCCCGCATCCAACATCTTCCTCGCGCTCTGCTTCGCAGGCCTCACGAGGCTTTTCCTGGCGGTCCTCCCGAACATGCCGCCCGCGTGGGTCGTGCCGGGCAGCTTCGGCGGCACCGTATTCGGCGGGCTCTACGCCATCTTCGAGATGGGCGTGATACTGAACCTCGTGCTCGCCTTCTTCAACCTCCTGCCGCTGCCCCCCCTTGACGGAGGCTCGGTCCTGAGGGGAATTCTGCCGGTCACGAGCCTGGACGCGTTCGACCGCTTCTCGCGCTACAGCTTCATGATTTTGCTTGTACTGTTCGTGACCGGATTGCTAAGGTACATCCTCGTCCCGGTCTTCTTCGTGGCGGGATATCTGCTCCCTTCGTGA
- the trpS gene encoding tryptophan--tRNA ligase, translating into MAGKKRILSGNRPTGRLHWGNYFGALKNWVALQEEYDCYYFVADWHALTTGYEHTEGISESVKDVLRDWLAAGLDPKKSTIFIQSWVPEHAELHLLLSMMTPLGWLERVPSFKDMQAQLADRDLNMYGFLGYPLLQAADILIYRADFVPVGEDQLAHLEFARELVRRFAFITGHDAFVEPKPMLTEAARVPGIDGRKMSKSFDNAIYMADPDDEIRRKMMAAVTDPARKRRQDPGNPEVCNIFAYHRLYTEPAKVAEIASQCRSAGIGCVDCKRICIENAIRFWRPVRERRGKWEGRDAELLAMAGEGSEKARGIARDVMERVRKVMGVVYE; encoded by the coding sequence ATGGCAGGCAAGAAGCGCATACTCAGCGGCAACCGGCCGACCGGAAGACTCCACTGGGGCAACTACTTCGGGGCGCTCAAGAACTGGGTGGCGCTGCAGGAGGAGTACGACTGCTACTACTTCGTGGCCGACTGGCACGCGCTCACCACCGGCTACGAGCACACCGAGGGGATCTCCGAATCGGTCAAGGACGTGCTCCGCGACTGGCTCGCAGCGGGCCTCGATCCGAAGAAATCCACGATCTTCATCCAGTCCTGGGTGCCGGAGCACGCGGAGCTGCACCTGCTGCTCTCCATGATGACGCCTCTGGGCTGGCTCGAGCGAGTGCCGTCGTTCAAGGACATGCAGGCCCAGCTGGCCGACCGCGACCTCAACATGTACGGGTTCCTGGGCTACCCGCTCCTGCAGGCGGCCGACATACTGATCTACAGGGCCGACTTCGTGCCCGTGGGCGAGGACCAGCTCGCGCACCTGGAGTTCGCGCGCGAGCTCGTGCGCCGCTTCGCGTTCATCACGGGCCACGACGCCTTCGTCGAGCCGAAGCCCATGCTCACCGAGGCGGCACGAGTGCCCGGCATCGACGGCCGCAAGATGAGCAAGAGCTTCGACAACGCCATCTACATGGCCGACCCCGACGACGAGATCCGGCGCAAGATGATGGCGGCCGTCACCGATCCGGCGCGCAAGCGCAGGCAGGACCCCGGGAACCCCGAGGTCTGCAACATCTTCGCCTACCACAGGCTCTACACCGAGCCGGCCAAGGTCGCGGAGATCGCCTCGCAGTGCAGAAGCGCGGGCATCGGCTGCGTGGACTGCAAAAGGATCTGCATCGAGAACGCGATCCGGTTCTGGAGGCCCGTCAGGGAGCGCCGCGGGAAGTGGGAGGGCAGGGACGCGGAGCTTCTCGCCATGGCCGGGGAGGGCAGCGAGAAGGCCCGCGGGATCGCCAGGGACGTGATGGAGAGGGTGAGGAAGGTCATGGGAGTGGTGTATGAATGA
- a CDS encoding segregation/condensation protein A encodes MNDDYRVNLEVFEGPLDLLMHLIRKNDLDVYDIPVAFVLEEYMSYIDTLRELDIDLAGEFLLMAAELAHIKSRLLLPEGEAEGEEEEADPRADLVRRLLEYQRYKQASEQILERAMLGRDVFTPMAPERVICESQGPVEGDIYELVEAFSRMLRKVPEQEYHDIAVDRISVNDRIYQIVGMLRKGATTSIEELLPEPIGRYDVVITFIALLEMARLRMIRVYQQSVCGPIHIQGTMEEVSDEDVLKLVENEATGFDRPDSGEGARATDDDGSNGRQDG; translated from the coding sequence ATGAATGACGACTACAGGGTGAATCTGGAGGTATTCGAGGGGCCGCTCGACCTGCTCATGCACCTCATCAGGAAGAACGACCTGGACGTCTACGACATCCCGGTCGCCTTCGTCCTCGAGGAGTACATGAGCTACATCGACACGCTGCGCGAGCTGGACATCGACCTCGCCGGCGAGTTCCTCCTCATGGCCGCGGAGCTCGCGCACATAAAGTCGAGGCTCCTCCTTCCCGAGGGCGAGGCCGAGGGCGAGGAGGAGGAGGCGGACCCGCGCGCAGACCTCGTCCGCAGGCTGCTCGAGTACCAGCGCTACAAGCAGGCCTCCGAGCAGATCCTCGAGAGGGCGATGCTCGGACGCGACGTCTTCACGCCCATGGCGCCCGAGAGGGTCATCTGCGAGTCGCAGGGGCCGGTGGAGGGGGACATCTACGAGCTGGTCGAGGCGTTCTCAAGGATGCTTCGCAAGGTGCCCGAGCAGGAGTACCACGACATTGCGGTCGACCGCATCTCGGTCAACGACCGCATCTACCAGATAGTCGGGATGCTGAGGAAGGGGGCCACCACCTCGATCGAGGAGCTCCTGCCCGAGCCGATCGGGCGATACGACGTGGTCATCACCTTCATAGCGCTGCTGGAGATGGCCAGGCTCAGGATGATCAGGGTGTATCAGCAGAGCGTCTGCGGCCCGATCCACATACAGGGCACGATGGAGGAGGTCTCGGACGAGGACGTGCTGAAGCTCGTGGAGAACGAGGCCACCGGATTCGACAGGCCTGACTCCGGCGAGGGCGCACGGGCGACCGACGATGACGGGTCAAATGGGAGGCAAGATGGATAG